A genomic window from Longimicrobium sp. includes:
- a CDS encoding hemolysin family protein, producing the protein MDPDPSSLPLLYIFGLIAANAFLVAAEFALIAVRRIRIERSIRQGDANAARVLPALDRLEELVFAAQVARSLASVALGYQAVVFARSYALPRMDAGPVRVAGLVLGPADAVSVFFALLVVSLLHATLGQQVPKLIAVHRAEWITAHLAVAPLRLLAWVLMPVTWPLNFLVRGVVRLFGVTATGLHPLVQTPEELRLSLTHAAEAQGSGMEQEEREMIRGVFEISETVVREVMTPRRAMVAVPADVSLERLLEVATVEGHSRLPVFEGTIDTVVGVVLTKDLLRVLHERRGDLAGPFDVKHLLRPVHFVPDTKPVDELLSELRGRAVHLAIVLDEFGGTYGLVTLEDLLEEIVGEINDEFDEVEPEFEPTPEGDVLIGAGVLISEVNERFGLRIPEEEFDTVGGFVFGTLGRVPEMGDAVAVRGPDGEMELRVEETEERRVTCLRLTRAAAAVADEGPA; encoded by the coding sequence ATGGATCCCGACCCCAGCAGTCTCCCCCTTCTCTACATCTTCGGGCTGATCGCGGCCAACGCGTTTCTGGTCGCGGCCGAGTTCGCCCTGATCGCGGTTCGCCGCATCCGCATCGAGCGCTCCATCCGCCAGGGAGACGCCAACGCCGCGCGCGTGCTTCCCGCGCTGGACCGGCTGGAAGAGCTGGTGTTCGCCGCGCAGGTGGCCCGCAGCCTCGCGTCCGTCGCGCTGGGCTACCAGGCCGTCGTCTTCGCCCGCTCGTACGCGCTTCCCCGCATGGACGCGGGACCCGTGCGCGTGGCGGGGCTGGTGCTGGGCCCGGCGGACGCCGTGTCCGTCTTCTTCGCCCTCCTGGTCGTCAGCCTCCTACACGCCACGCTGGGGCAGCAGGTGCCCAAGCTGATCGCCGTGCACCGCGCCGAGTGGATCACCGCCCACCTCGCCGTGGCCCCGCTGCGCCTGCTGGCGTGGGTGCTGATGCCCGTCACCTGGCCGCTGAACTTCCTGGTGCGCGGCGTCGTGCGCCTCTTCGGCGTCACCGCCACGGGCCTGCATCCCCTGGTGCAGACGCCCGAGGAGCTGCGCCTGTCGCTGACCCACGCCGCCGAGGCGCAGGGAAGCGGGATGGAGCAGGAGGAGCGCGAGATGATCCGCGGCGTCTTCGAGATCTCCGAAACGGTCGTCCGCGAGGTGATGACGCCGCGCAGGGCGATGGTGGCGGTGCCGGCCGACGTGTCGCTGGAGCGGCTGCTGGAGGTGGCCACGGTGGAGGGGCACTCGCGCCTCCCCGTCTTCGAGGGCACCATCGACACCGTGGTGGGCGTGGTGCTGACCAAGGACCTGCTGCGCGTGCTCCACGAGCGGCGCGGCGACCTGGCGGGCCCGTTCGACGTGAAGCACCTGCTGCGCCCCGTGCACTTCGTCCCGGACACCAAGCCGGTGGACGAGCTGCTGTCGGAGCTGCGCGGGCGGGCGGTGCACCTGGCCATCGTGCTCGACGAGTTCGGCGGCACCTACGGGCTGGTGACGCTGGAAGACCTGCTGGAAGAGATCGTCGGCGAGATCAACGACGAGTTCGACGAGGTGGAGCCGGAGTTCGAGCCCACCCCCGAGGGCGACGTGCTGATCGGCGCCGGCGTGCTGATCTCCGAGGTAAACGAGCGCTTCGGACTGCGGATTCCCGAGGAGGAGTTCGACACCGTGGGCGGGTTCGTCTTCGGCACGCTGGGCCGGGTGCCCGAGATGGGCGACGCGGTGGCGGTGCGCGGCCCGGATGGAGAGATGGAGCTGCGGGTGGAGGAAACGGAGGAGCGCCGGGTGACGTGCCTGCGGCTCACCCGCGCGGCCGCCGCTGTCGCGGACGAGGGGCCAGCCTAG